Genomic segment of Rhinoderma darwinii isolate aRhiDar2 chromosome 12, aRhiDar2.hap1, whole genome shotgun sequence:
gatttccactgttttggcctctgcaaacctgacatggtgcctaaaatatattctaaaaaataggaggccccaaaatcctctgggtgctcctttgcttctgaggcctgtgctccaGAAAATTACCACACtaaggctacatgtgggatatctctaaaaattgcagagtctgggcaataaatattgagttgtatttctctggtaaaaccttcagtgttctagcaaaaattggattaaaaattaatttctgcaaaaacaatgGGTGggtttttcaaaatgtggtgatttattgcgagtttcttatatataaggcccCTCAAAGACAGTACAGAACaggactggtccctgaaaaaataggtttttcaaactgtcttgaaaatgtgagaaatgtctgctaaagttagaagctttgtaacgtcatagaaacatAAAATGCCGTTCAAAGAGTTACgcaaacctaaagtagacatatgggaagtgtaaactagttactattttgtttggtattgcgatctgtcttacaagcagatgcatttcatttttgctaattttctctaaattttggtgtttttcacaaataaacactgaatggatTACCTGAATTTCATCAGTAACATAAATTACAATgagccacgagaaaacaatctccaaatcacttggataaataaaagcacGCCAAAGTTATTCCTACATAAAGTAACAGGTCAGAGTGCTGTCCACGAGGCCaatacaggctgtgtccttaaggggttaaacaaaatctGCGTTTTGATAACTGTTGCTGTTGAAGATAAAAAACGACTGTCTCTGATACAAATGTAATATGTCTTTATTTTAGGATCACACCTCGTGATTGCTCTGAACACTGGTGAATGCCTGTATCTTAATCGCAATGCCCAGAAAGTTCGTCCCCTTTCCCGATGGAAAGGCCATGTGATCGAAAGCATTGGATGGACCAAGTTTCAGAAGAATGATACTACCACTGGACCTATACTAGTTGGTACTGCCCAGGGTCAAATCTTTGAAGCAGAAATCTCCACCACTGAAGGTGGACTTTTTGGCACAAATACTGATCAGTATTTTCGCTATCTTCACACCTTGGAAGAAGAGACTGGACCTGCTCCAGTTTGCTGTTTAGAAATCAATTGTGGGTATGAAAATCGTTACTGTGTCATTGCAACAACTCGAAAGCGGCTTTTCCAGTTTGCTGCCAAGATAACTGAAGGCACTGAACAGCAAGGATTTGCACCACTTTTCAACCAGACTGTGGATGACCTTCCAAGCATCCAGGAATTTCCTGGTAATCTTGGTTATAGTGAAATAGCTTTTTACACTCAAAAACTTCGAATCTACCCAATGTCGTTTGCCTGGATGATGGGTAATGGTGTGCTTTATGGCAATTTGGATTTTTCTCGGCCTGACTCGGTATTGACAGATGTCCAAGTGTGGGAGTACCAATCTAATGCTGAAAAGCCAATATCCATCGTGATTACACAGTTCCATTTCTTGCTCTTGCTACCTGACCGAATAAAGGCCATTTGTACTCTAAATGGCCAGGTAGTGTTTGAAGATATCTTCACTGAAAAGTTTGGCCCTTTAAAAAGGATGGTGAAGGATCCATTTATAGGCCAGATTTGGATCCATACGGAGAGAGCAGTCTTCAGATACCATGTTGAACGTGAACCCAGAGATGTTTGGAAGATGTACATGAACATGGGCAAATTTGACTTGGCCAAAGAGTTTTGTAAGGATCGTCCAGAATGCATGGATATGGTGTTGGCTAAAGAAGCTGAGCACTGCTTCCGGatcaaaaaatataaagaaagtgCCAAATGTTACGCTCTTACTCAAAACTACTTTGAAGAAATCGCACTTAAATTCATTGAAGCCAAACAGGAAGATGCACTTATGGAGTTTCTCTCGAAAAAGTTATCTAGTCTTAAGTCTTCCGAAAAAATTCAGGTCACATTACTTACAACTTGGTTAACAGAGATGTACTTGAATCGACTCGGAACGTTGGAAAGTGATTCATCAAAAAGGAGCTTGTATCTGACTATGCGGGACGAATTCCGAACCTTTCTCAGCAGCAAAATAAATAAGGAATGCCTAAGTAATAACCGTGCATCCATATATGATCTCTTGGCCAGTCACGGAGACACCGAGCATATGGTTTATTTTGCTGTACTGATGGAAGACTATGAACGAGTAGTATCTCATCACTGCCAAAATGATGACTATGATGAAGCCCTCAATGTACTATCTAAGCACAAAGATAAAAACCTCTTTTACAAATTCTCTCCTGTACTGATGCAACATATTCCGAAAAAAGTTGTAGATGCCTGGGTCAAAATGGGCCGAAAACTTGACCCAAAGAACCTCATTCCTGCCCTTGTTAACTACAATCAAAGCGCATGCACTCAGATAAAGGAAGCCGTTCGGTACATGGAGTTCTGTGTATATGAACTGAGGGAAACCGAACAGGCTATTCACAACTACCTATTGTCGCTGTATGCCCAGTTTCTACCGGATTCTCTTCTTTTATACTTAGAAAAAGCGGGCACATATCCTAACAGAATTTATTACGATCTAAAATATGCCCTGCGTCTTTGTGCCGAACACCAGCATCATCGTGCCTGTGTCCATGTCTATAAAGTGATGGAGTTGTATGAAGAAGCGGTGGATCTTGCGTTAAAGGTATATATTATTGAAATTAATATATAAATTGTTGAAGTACTTCTGTAATATTGCTTATTCTGTTTTTCAGACAGAAATTCGACATTTTTGTCACATTCACATTGGAGGCTCCGCACCTCCGTTGCAACTCCTGTTAGATTTGACGGAACAAATATCGCTGCATGCTCTTTTCAAACTACAGAACTCCGACTTACCCCGTTGTAAGTCAGTAGGATCATCAGGCTTCAGTCTGACTGATTTGTCGCTGCATCATTGCTTCCGtttataaatggaagccacaGTGCAGGTGTGAACGGAGTCTTAGGTGGACTTTCTAGAAGATAATCACATGGGGATTAGTGATACATTGTGCCACTTAACACATTACCacttcattcatttgaatgtttttttgtttgttttttttttaagcaaaataCCTGTTCGCGAATCATTCAGAGATTTGTGAGTCTCAACCAGTGCTATTAGCTGGTGTAGGTCTCACGTATTCCCAAACTGCGAATTTATTACTATAAAATGTGGTCACATTTATAGACAAAcactctaaggcttcgttcacataggaACAGAAGAATGAAAAAGAATGTAGCCCCAGAGCCCTTCATTACGGACACTAACGGCGCTcgacggaacctattgacttAAATTGGTTCCCACAAGCGTGTCATTTTATTAGAAGaaatagagcagcatgctgctCAATTTTTTTTGACCTATTTTTCACTGGATTtgcaacggaggcccctaacgttgcctcaaacgcagatgtgaacagagcctaaactaATGACACACAAACAGATGTACTTTTCATGTCTCTTATTAAGCACATTGTTTAAACTTCCAAAgttcagggagaaaaagtaaTTAAACCTTTTGAGTTGAATGACCTGTAGATCTGCCTTTAGTAGTTGAGGATGAATTTTGGACTACTCCTCCCTGCAAATGTGGTTTTAAGTTTATGAATATTTTGGGGATACACGTGTTcagagccctcttcaggtcatgccaTTGCATCTCGATAGGGTTAATGTCCGCACTCTGACTTGACctttccaaaacacaaatcttcttctttttcaaccattctttagttgattttCTTTTGGGCTTTAGGTCATTGTCTTGATTCATCACCCAATGTCTGTTCAATTTGAGGTAATAGACTGATGCCCTTGCATCTTCCTGTAAAATTTTTTGATATACCATTGAAGTCCTTCAGTTGGTAAGGGTTCTACACCTCTCCCCACCTCAGTGGAGGTCCTTATTAGGGCTGTCTCTAACACCCTACAAGTCACTGATTTTTTTCACCTTTCCTTTCTTCAGTCTCAACGTTTCCATGGTCTTTCTAGCCCATGTGGAACTTGAAGGTATTGTCTTTAAGGAATGGAAACACCCGGGCAAGAAGTTTTCTCACTCTAGCCATCTGGATGTTTTCGATCATAGTTTGGTAAAGGTGTGCCAATGTATTTCCGCACTCTCTTACTGGGTGGGGTAGTGTGATTCTTTTTTGTAGACCGTCTTTCCCTATATCACAGGCTGGCGGTGCAAGGAAAATTCGGTATTTCCTCAGTATATCTAAAAAGTATTACGCAAAAAGAGCCTGCGCCATTGTGTAGCATATAGTTTTAAAGGTGCAGTATATAAATTCTGTACTCACATGGGGTAAAAATGTGATCCTCAGTTGTTGTACCTGGGATCGTCCTTCCCGTCTATGGTCTGTAACTAGTCCTCCATTTGTACTGTTGTATCACAGGTTGTGCTGGTGAAGTGATCTTATAGATCAGTAATTCTGTGAAAAAGTAACAGACCAGGACTCGGTATTGGGTCAAAAAgttactttaaatttttttccatttaaaaagtTTTAGTCAGTGTCAGGTCCGAacttcagggtagcttccttctccctgttaaaccacaccgaataaccacctctgtaaattgaagcctgaatgcatgcatgcatgcattCATGCATGAAAGAAGCAGACCAGTCAGACaagttggtagacatctttccttCAGTGAAAcaggaagtgaactgaactttattTTAGAACAAAGAAGACAGAGACATatgtctcctccctagagatgtgggacgtgcttaggcCCCAttagctcctcagctgtaagttcttctgtgcaTTCCTCtttcattccaggggcggtgtctccataggcgtgtccgtcatgaacaaagaacttgttatatatcagtatgttacacaaagaactgaaatgtatatacatatgtgtgaggataatatttttgcaaagaatatacatggtaatgatccctgacagtcccccctaaaaatattattattctatccctgagtcttgcctagcaacctaccactgaccactcgaaccaggcaggggtttggatttcttcaccagcttgagacgagctactcctttataagtaacccccctttgtacctggactttcaaggtttcggagtggtcctaactttccctattctctggATACAgggtggttgtcttgatataatctacaagctgctggttgtaatatatatatatatatatatatatatatatatatatatatatatatatatatattaatccagtctacatttttattaatggtaacaattgtcgcactgtcacttactgtcctaatgggacttttacccctgcagatataacaggtcatgggcagcacagtgaccttcacctcacaccttcacataaaactcctcagattgtaatttgcagcaccgtggcatatttacacacattataattataaacctcagacattataaacaatagggcctcaactaataacataatgctatcaccaatctcatgctatcaccctcaggtttcgggtcccatcagttcattgccagtcctgtacatcatcgtccccttcttctcctgtcttctgctcttcactgactgtcaccctcagggtatccCACACAATTGTAGAGTCAGACtacgtggtgtccagtgggggaatttattattaccccctcctagccacttacttattaaaacacttgatactgctgacggattcactcaggtctttggtctttactttgatctttgctgatgtcatcaggacttggtttgatccttctcatctgtcagacaccgtctcctttagtttacgtcactgtGCTGTGcataacacctcatgctgtgagcctggggtgagatcccacgtagacggagtagtggagttgtattgtgactaccacaaaccctccgcatctgtcctcttcctctggcaagttacttgtctgggcggctgcttagaattgtgactcctgtcagt
This window contains:
- the VPS18 gene encoding vacuolar protein sorting-associated protein 18 homolog — translated: MTMTSSRSLRRTVADRSRDLGIYRKSFVQLTGCRKDPVPTMASILEEYENSLSRENFSNPSRGSGIPLSGYVNACLEKETPIFNKQRIDFTPPENINSLVVCSNQLCMSLGKETILRIDLVKADQPNQVELGRKDDFKVHKVFLDPTGSHLVIALNTGECLYLNRNAQKVRPLSRWKGHVIESIGWTKFQKNDTTTGPILVGTAQGQIFEAEISTTEGGLFGTNTDQYFRYLHTLEEETGPAPVCCLEINCGYENRYCVIATTRKRLFQFAAKITEGTEQQGFAPLFNQTVDDLPSIQEFPGNLGYSEIAFYTQKLRIYPMSFAWMMGNGVLYGNLDFSRPDSVLTDVQVWEYQSNAEKPISIVITQFHFLLLLPDRIKAICTLNGQVVFEDIFTEKFGPLKRMVKDPFIGQIWIHTERAVFRYHVEREPRDVWKMYMNMGKFDLAKEFCKDRPECMDMVLAKEAEHCFRIKKYKESAKCYALTQNYFEEIALKFIEAKQEDALMEFLSKKLSSLKSSEKIQVTLLTTWLTEMYLNRLGTLESDSSKRSLYLTMRDEFRTFLSSKINKECLSNNRASIYDLLASHGDTEHMVYFAVLMEDYERVVSHHCQNDDYDEALNVLSKHKDKNLFYKFSPVLMQHIPKKVVDAWVKMGRKLDPKNLIPALVNYNQSACTQIKEAVRYMEFCVYELRETEQAIHNYLLSLYAQFLPDSLLLYLEKAGTYPNRIYYDLKYALRLCAEHQHHRACVHVYKVMELYEEAVDLALKVDVDLAKSCADLPADDEELQKKLWLKIARHVVQEEKDVKKAMVCLSSCNLLKIEDILPFFPDFVTIDHFKEAICSSLQAYNLHIEELKQEMEDATLSAKRIREDMQEMRNKYGSVDPQDKCSSCDFPLLNRPFYLFLCNHMFHYDCLMQTVVYNLPQYKQLKLEDLQKKLIAVAQPSKSRSHAKDEDSISLGKGQKSREQIKADIDDIVAAECPFCGELMIRSIDTPFIDPQRYKEEMLSWL